TTGGCCCCGATGGAATGATTTACGTCACCTTGGGAAGCCACACTCATGCCTTGGGCAAAACCGGCCCAGGAGAAACCTACAGCGATTCTTACGAAGGCGATATTCTACCTCGCTATGAAGACCCCAGCGGTCATGCCGTCGGGGTCAAGGCTCCTGGGGGCACGATCATTCGCACCAATATCGAAGGATCGATTGTCGAACGTATCGCCGGAGGCACTCGCAACATCTACGACTTGGCTTTCAATTCTGCGGGCGGCATCTTCGTTCACGATTCGGACATGGAAGCAGACATTGGGACGGCTTGGTACCGCCCGACCGCTGTGTTTGATATCACCGAGGGAGCTGAACTCGGGTGGCGAACCGGATGGGCAAAGTGGCCTGAGCACTTTGTTGATCGTTTGCCAAACATGTTGGATACCGGGCGTGGCAGCCCCACGGGAGCGATCTTTTACGAACATTACATGTATCCGGTCCGTTACCAAGACACCCTGTTTCTAGCGGATTGGTCGGAAGGCCGGATTTTGAATGTCCGATTGAAAAAACAAGGTTCGGGTTATATCGCTGACAGCGAGGTCTTCCTCAAAGGCCAACCGCTAAATGTGACCGATTTGGACGTTGGCCCTGATGGCGGATTGTATTTCAGCACGGGGGGACGCGGCACTTCGGGTGGCGTCTATCGTGTCGTTTACAAAGGCGAGATTCCTGACCGCATGAAAAACTTGGGAACTGGAATTGCCGCCGCCGTGCGCCAGCCCCAGATGGGATCCGCATGGGCGCGTCAAGCGGTCGCGTCGATCAAGCGTGAACTCGGCAGCGAGTGGGGGCAATTGGTTGCGGGAGTCGCCTATAGTGATGACAACCCACCTCACTATCGAGTGCGTGCCCTTGATTTGATGGAATTATTCGGTCCAGTGCCGAACGAAGAATTGATCATGGAACTGAGTCGTTCCCCGAACGAAGCCGTGCGTGCCCGGGCCGTCGCAGTGATGGGCGTGCACCCCGACAAGAAAACCGGACCGCGACTTAGCGAAATGCTCAATGATCCCGACCCCAAGGTTCAACGTGCGGTATGTGAAGCGATGCTTCGCAGCGGAAAATTGCCAGAGACGGTCGACGGGATATTCGAACTGCTGGCGTCCAATGATCGTACATTAGCCTTCACCGCGCGACGGGTGCTCGAACGAATGCATCTCGATTTGTGGAGTGCCGAAGTGCTCAACAGCGACGACACTCGGATCTCGGTGCTGGGCATGTTGGCATTGATCAACGCAGATCCCACCGAAGCGAATGCGATCAAAGTTCTCGCTCGTATTAGCGAAATGATGACTGGATTTTTGAGTGATGCTGATTTCGCCGACGCGTTGCGTGTGGCCGAAGTCGCGCTGCATCGTGGCAAGGTGGCCCCCGAAAAGGTAACTGCGTTTCGCGACCAAATCGCCGAAGAATTTCCAGCGGGTGACAATCGAATGAATCATGCGTTGATTCGACTTGCCACGTATCTTGGTGCCGACCAGGTTGCCGATCGAGCACTCGCTTTTATCGAATCCGATGCCCCGAGCGAAGACCGTTCGTTAGTGGCGATGTGCTTGCAATACCTGTCAAAAGATTGGGATGCCGAGCAACGCTTCCGCATTTTGAAGTATTACGAGAACGCCGCGGGGGAAGCGACCGCCGGATCGTTGTCAATGTACTTGTCCAACGTGACTCGAGACTTTGCTCAATCGTTGTCCGATGAGGATATCGTGGCGATTTTGGAACAAGGTAATGTGTGGCGGAACGCGGCGCTCGCAGCGATCTTCCAGTTGCCGCGACCGATCGACAAGAAGACCGCGAATACATTGATCGAACTCGATCGCAAACTTGTCGCTGAACCGAAGCACGGAGATGTTGAACGACGTTTACGAACCGGCATCACTGCGATGTTGGCAACATGCAAAGACGAAAGTGCCGGTGATTATTTACGCTCGGTTTGGCGAAGCGAACCGGATCGACGTGGCGTCATAGCCATGGCATTGGCACAAGATCCCGAGGGAGAAAATTGGGACTACCTGGTTCGTAGTTTGAACATTCTCGACGAGCAAACCTCCGGAGAAGTGCTCAAGGCACTCAAGTCGGTAGCCATTGCGACGGATGACCCAATGGCAATTCGTCAATTGATTTTGTTGGGCGTTCGGGCGCAAGAGAACAGCGGCTCCTTCGAAAATGTCGAGCAATTGCTTGAGCATTGGACCGGCATGCAGCGTCCCGAGGGAGCCAAGTTGTCGATGGCACCTTGGCAAAAATGGTTTGCAAAAACCTATCCTGATCGCCCCGAAGCCGTGCTGCCTAACGCCGACGAATCTCGTTGGGACTTAGACGAACTGATCACCTACTTAGAAAGTGACTCCGGTCGCGTAGGAGATTCGACACATGGTCGCTCGGTTTTCATGAAAGGCCGTTGTGATCAATGTCACCGCCAAGGCCAGACGGGCCAAGCGATCGGTCCCGATTTAACTTCGGTGGCTCGACGCTTCAGCAAGCGAGAAATTCTCGAATCGATTCTCTACCCCGCCCACATCGTCAGCGATCAATATGCCAGCAAGAAGGTGTTGACCTTGGATGGCAAGGTGTTGGTCGGAATGGTGTCGACGCAAAGCGATGGAACGGTGTTGGTGCGAGACAGTAACAATCGCATTTCCCGGGTGGAAGAGTCCGAAGTCGATCAGATTCTTCCCAGCACGAGCAGCATCATGCCGAGTGGGTTGCTCGACGATCTTAGCTTGAGAGAAATTGCTGACATGATGAGCTACATGGGAGTCATTCCCGAACTCGAAGTCGCCAGCAAAGACGACAATCTCCGCTAGAGCATTTTGAGAAATCATGTCGGCTCCCCAAAGGTACCTACGTTCGCCAGAACGTGGCCCACCCTCTAACGACGGTAGCTACATCAATGATAAAAATGCTCTAACGCTGCTTTGCCAATGGTTTCTCCGGTAGCGAAACTT
This sequence is a window from Novipirellula galeiformis. Protein-coding genes within it:
- a CDS encoding HEAT repeat domain-containing protein encodes the protein MEGYSKSFERSIFWIATPLFVALISCCGSALSAAEAQWIWAHNTSFESPVPVGEVCLFRKPLNLKVPAEGHIEIAADDEYELFVNGRKIGQGQSARQIDQYDITDHLEVGRNVVAIRVANTQGDKAAMAARVSILPDGSEKWYTFSSDSSWRTSTEEVATWETILHNDRLWGEASSFGELGDTVPWDQGEHVEVAAETDQRERFQIQRGFGVQRVLDDAQVGSVIAMTFNEFGHIIVSQENGPLLLVFDRDEDGVPEHVRTYCDQVKSCQGILALNGEVFVTGDGPEGHALYRLSDADRNGSLEQVRAIVKFKGPVGEHGAHGLQLGPDGMIYVTLGSHTHALGKTGPGETYSDSYEGDILPRYEDPSGHAVGVKAPGGTIIRTNIEGSIVERIAGGTRNIYDLAFNSAGGIFVHDSDMEADIGTAWYRPTAVFDITEGAELGWRTGWAKWPEHFVDRLPNMLDTGRGSPTGAIFYEHYMYPVRYQDTLFLADWSEGRILNVRLKKQGSGYIADSEVFLKGQPLNVTDLDVGPDGGLYFSTGGRGTSGGVYRVVYKGEIPDRMKNLGTGIAAAVRQPQMGSAWARQAVASIKRELGSEWGQLVAGVAYSDDNPPHYRVRALDLMELFGPVPNEELIMELSRSPNEAVRARAVAVMGVHPDKKTGPRLSEMLNDPDPKVQRAVCEAMLRSGKLPETVDGIFELLASNDRTLAFTARRVLERMHLDLWSAEVLNSDDTRISVLGMLALINADPTEANAIKVLARISEMMTGFLSDADFADALRVAEVALHRGKVAPEKVTAFRDQIAEEFPAGDNRMNHALIRLATYLGADQVADRALAFIESDAPSEDRSLVAMCLQYLSKDWDAEQRFRILKYYENAAGEATAGSLSMYLSNVTRDFAQSLSDEDIVAILEQGNVWRNAALAAIFQLPRPIDKKTANTLIELDRKLVAEPKHGDVERRLRTGITAMLATCKDESAGDYLRSVWRSEPDRRGVIAMALAQDPEGENWDYLVRSLNILDEQTSGEVLKALKSVAIATDDPMAIRQLILLGVRAQENSGSFENVEQLLEHWTGMQRPEGAKLSMAPWQKWFAKTYPDRPEAVLPNADESRWDLDELITYLESDSGRVGDSTHGRSVFMKGRCDQCHRQGQTGQAIGPDLTSVARRFSKREILESILYPAHIVSDQYASKKVLTLDGKVLVGMVSTQSDGTVLVRDSNNRISRVEESEVDQILPSTSSIMPSGLLDDLSLREIADMMSYMGVIPELEVASKDDNLR